TTTGCGGGGCGCGAACTTCAGTAGCGCTGATCTCTGCGGCGCAAACCTGACCAGCGCAATGCTCAATAACGCGGTGCTAATCAGCGCAAAGCTTAATGATGCCAGTCTTACGAGCGCAACGCTATCGGGTGCAAATCTAACCAGCGCCACGGTCATGCGGGCAAACTTGATTGGTGCAGATTTGTCGGATGCAAATCTGTTTGCCTCGGACTTGCGCTACGCCAATTTGACAGGAGCCGCTCTCTGCCGCGCCAAACTGGGAGAGGCGATGCTGTTGGGGATTAACCTGCGGCGAGCAAATCTGATGAGTGCTGACCTGCGGGGCGCAAACCTTTACAGCGCAAATCTTTGTGGTTCAAACCTGTACTATGTCAACTTCAACGACGCAAACCTAGACGGTGTAGAGGTCGAAAAGGCTCGCTTTCGTCAGAACCAAGGCATTCCCAAGGAGACGCGGCGACAGCTCATCCAAAAAGGGGCAGTGTTTGAGGATTAGTTCTGATATCGGTTCTTGATTTTGGATTTGCGATTTTGGATCGCTAGTTAAGCGCTTCCAGGACTTCTAAGAGGATGTTTGAAATAAGAGGATGTTTGAAAAGTCCTACTGTTTGTAGCAAAGCGTGCAAGATCCCCCTAAATCCCCCTTAAAAAGGGGGACTTTAAGGCGGTTTCCCCCCTTGTTAAGGGGGGCTGGTTAAGGGGGGCTGGGGGGATCTCTGAGTGCTTAACATTACAAACGATACCTTTTCAAACACCCTCTAACCATTTCGTTTTTAGCTTTGCCTGGAGGAGCTTTAATGCTAGCACTGGGGCAGGCGGGGCTGTAGGATGGA
The Thermoleptolyngbya sichuanensis A183 DNA segment above includes these coding regions:
- a CDS encoding pentapeptide repeat-containing protein; amino-acid sequence: MGADLKGVVLIGADLRGANFSSADLCGANLTSAMLNNAVLISAKLNDASLTSATLSGANLTSATVMRANLIGADLSDANLFASDLRYANLTGAALCRAKLGEAMLLGINLRRANLMSADLRGANLYSANLCGSNLYYVNFNDANLDGVEVEKARFRQNQGIPKETRRQLIQKGAVFED